Proteins encoded in a region of the Trypanosoma brucei gambiense DAL972 chromosome 11, complete sequence genome:
- a CDS encoding protein kinase, putative — MLLKFLFFLVETMRSTEVGRVVEDFIVLPPTPKSKWKLSDFELLHKLGGGNYGDVHLASVKDCNFVCALKRLSIKKLADFDIATQLRREIEIAFNTRHKYLLRTYAYFFDETDIYLIMEPCSNGMLYTELNRVKCFAPPTAARYVAQLAEALLYLHQHHILHRDIKPENILLDHNNNIKLADFGWSVHDPDNRRKTSCGTPEYFPPEIVGRQAYDTSADLWCLGIFCYELLVGKTPFVGKDTDQICKNIHSMHFKIPDNIPSEAKDLIANLLLRDGSRRLALHRVVNHQFLLKYYYLPNNLQPPTGKRPRLDAEPTAGKEN; from the coding sequence ATGCTTTTGAagtttttattctttttagtAGAAACGATGAGGTCAACTGAGGTCGGGCGTGTTGTGGAGGATTTTATTGTACTCCCTCCGACACCCAAATCCAAGTGGAAGTTGTCTGATTTCGAGCTTTTGCACAAACTTGGCGGCGGCAATTACGGGGATGTACACCTCGCCTCCGTGAAGGATTGCAATTTTGTTTGCGCGCTGAAAAGGTTGTCCATTAAAAAACTTGCGGATTTTGACATTGCGACGCAACTCCGTCGTGAAATTGAGATCGCTTTTAACACGCGTCACAAGTACCTGCTGCGAACCTATGCATACTTCTTTGACGAAACTGATATTTATCTCATTATGGAGCCATGCAGCAACGGCATGCTTTACACGGAACTCAACCGAGTGAAATGCTTTGCGCCACCGACAGCAGCCCGTTACGTGGCTCAGCTCGCTGAAGCCCTTCTCTacttgcatcaacatcacatCCTCCACCGCGACATTAAGCCGGAGAATATTTTACTAGatcacaacaataacatcaaacTGGCGGATTTCGGTTGGTCAGTCCACGATCCGGATAACCGTCGCAAGACATCTTGCGGGACGCCAGAGTATTTTCCACCAGAAATTGTGGGACGACAAGCGTACGATACGAGTGCTGACCTTTGGTGCCTGGGCATCTTCTGTTATGAGCTTCTCGTTGGTAAAACACCGTTTGTTGGAAAGGATACAGACCAAATCTGCAAGAACATTCATTCCATGCACTTCAAAATACCGGATAATATACCGTCAGAAGCGAAGGACCTCATCGCGAACTTGCTTCTGCGTGATGGGTCACGGAGGCTTGCACTTCACCGTGTCGTGAATCACCAGTTCCTTCTAAAGTATTATTATCTCCCAAACAATTTACAACCTCCCACTGGAAAGCGTCCGCGTCTCGATGCAGAGCCAACTGCAGGGAAAGAGAATTAA